A genomic region of Caldicellulosiruptor acetigenus contains the following coding sequences:
- a CDS encoding M23 family metallopeptidase — protein MKSSVLTSNNLNLTLKNNSYLQNLSAQKSAAEQVSKSYFSPSKQNTAQNNSKISPAYVYEKGSSANEFYGKIVYAKPSSNYTLQSSKSGSSIQNQNNSSKILNSSSPVGKTKTSETKKSDPSKEFWEQRIEKWIFPLESKKLIIANPATDKRQFGAERKDSNGKPRAHAGVDLLTGYYDDNKKKYVGVKDAKVLAMTDGTVTAVYDFYAGTQAIEIKNSDGSVIRYGEVESKVKVGDKVKQGQVIATIIPNTKTHEAMLHLEVYKGDSSGPLTQRNNKTYKYVPEANYERRSDLINPMDVLRLNTKSGKDVKK, from the coding sequence ATGAAAAGTTCTGTATTAACTTCTAACAATCTTAATTTAACTCTTAAAAATAACTCTTATCTTCAAAACCTGTCAGCCCAAAAAAGTGCAGCAGAGCAAGTTTCAAAAAGTTATTTTTCACCTTCAAAACAAAACACAGCCCAAAACAACTCTAAAATTTCGCCTGCCTATGTCTATGAAAAAGGTTCATCTGCCAATGAGTTTTATGGTAAAATAGTCTATGCTAAACCAAGCTCAAATTACACCTTGCAATCTTCAAAAAGTGGCAGTTCCATTCAAAATCAAAATAATAGCAGTAAAATTCTAAATTCAAGTAGCCCAGTTGGAAAAACTAAAACCAGTGAAACAAAAAAATCTGATCCAAGCAAAGAATTCTGGGAACAACGGATTGAAAAGTGGATATTTCCTTTAGAATCTAAAAAATTAATTATAGCCAATCCTGCAACAGATAAAAGGCAATTTGGTGCAGAAAGAAAAGACTCAAATGGCAAACCAAGAGCTCACGCTGGAGTTGATCTTTTAACCGGCTACTATGATGATAATAAGAAAAAATATGTGGGTGTAAAAGATGCAAAAGTGTTAGCAATGACTGATGGAACAGTAACTGCTGTTTATGATTTCTATGCGGGTACACAAGCAATAGAAATAAAAAACAGTGATGGTTCTGTCATCAGATATGGTGAAGTTGAATCGAAAGTCAAAGTTGGGGATAAAGTAAAGCAAGGACAAGTTATAGCTACAATTATACCTAATACGAAAACTCACGAGGCAATGCTTCACTTAGAAGTTTATAAAGGTGATAGCAGTGGTCCTCTTACTCAAAGAAATAACAAAACTTACAAATATGTTCCAGAGGCGAATTATGAGCGCAGAAGCGATTTAATAAATCCAATGGATGTGCTAAGATTAAATACAAAGAGCGGAAAGGATGTTAAAAAGTGA
- a CDS encoding lysozyme gives MKSSVLTSNNLNLTLKNNSYLQNLSAQKSTAEQVSKSYFSPSKQNTAQNNSKISPAYVYEKGSSANELYGKIVYERPSSNSESSTTKINAVYESQNTSTKIKRLEPSKALFEFVKSYEGYSSIAYRDKDGVWTIGIGHVLRGKELEEYVGLKTNSPKKAITEEKAYEFFKSDIKNATDAVNKFMENNKIQLPQNQFDALVSFTFNVGPAWTTDEKSKIQADIVKAIKSGIDIKLEKELRDDFLAWSKAQGKVLEGLQRRRYDEWEMFVKGDYKVTDINTWKKIKKEMGL, from the coding sequence ATGAAAAGCTCTGTATTAACTTCTAACAATCTTAATTTAACTCTTAAAAATAACTCTTATCTTCAAAACCTGTCAGCCCAAAAAAGTACAGCAGAGCAAGTTTCAAAAAGCTATTTCTCACCTTCAAAACAAAACACAGCCCAAAACAACTCTAAAATTTCACCTGCCTATGTCTATGAAAAAGGTTCTTCTGCTAATGAGTTGTACGGTAAAATAGTCTATGAAAGACCTAGTTCAAATTCTGAATCGTCTACAACAAAGATAAATGCTGTTTATGAAAGCCAAAATACTTCAACTAAAATAAAAAGATTAGAACCAAGCAAAGCATTATTTGAATTTGTTAAATCCTATGAAGGATATTCCTCAATCGCCTATAGAGACAAAGACGGAGTTTGGACTATTGGAATTGGACATGTACTGAGAGGCAAAGAATTGGAGGAATATGTTGGTCTTAAAACTAATAGTCCCAAGAAAGCAATAACAGAAGAAAAAGCATATGAGTTTTTCAAAAGCGATATCAAAAATGCAACGGATGCAGTAAATAAATTTATGGAAAATAACAAAATTCAACTTCCACAAAATCAATTTGATGCTTTAGTAAGTTTTACATTCAATGTTGGTCCAGCGTGGACAACTGATGAAAAATCTAAAATTCAAGCTGATATAGTCAAGGCTATAAAAAGTGGTATTGATATTAAATTAGAAAAAGAACTTAGAGATGATTTTCTTGCTTGGTCCAAAGCTCAGGGAAAAGTATTAGAAGGATTACAACGTCGCAGATACGATGAATGGGAAATGTTTGTAAAAGGAGACTACAAAGTTACAGATATAAATACTTGGAAAAAGATAAAAAAAGAAATGGGTCTTTAG
- a CDS encoding ferritin family protein: MSKKIENILRFGMKMEKNAQDFYSFYANSLQDEGLKKLFEEFVKIEQEHYKYLENILKSLGSQEPPISISWVVDDHNKMVDPHILAENSKILETDFSDLTILRLAYLIESDFAAFYKQAAEKVEDSNVKGLLLHLAKWEEEHEKFFKDRYHSLMKKEWEELDLF; encoded by the coding sequence ATGAGCAAAAAGATTGAGAACATATTAAGGTTTGGAATGAAGATGGAGAAAAATGCGCAAGACTTTTATTCGTTCTATGCAAACAGCTTGCAAGATGAAGGGCTAAAAAAACTTTTTGAAGAGTTTGTAAAGATTGAGCAGGAACATTACAAGTATCTTGAGAATATTCTTAAAAGTCTGGGTAGCCAAGAACCACCAATATCAATCTCATGGGTTGTAGACGACCATAACAAAATGGTAGACCCTCATATACTTGCCGAAAACTCAAAAATATTGGAGACAGATTTTTCAGACCTTACAATATTGCGGCTTGCATATCTGATTGAAAGCGACTTTGCCGCATTTTACAAACAAGCTGCTGAAAAGGTTGAAGATAGCAATGTAAAAGGTTTGCTTCTACATCTTGCAAAGTGGGAAGAGGAACATGAGAAGTTCTTCAAAGATAGATACCACAGTCTTATGAAAAAGGAATGGGAAGAACTTGACCTGTTCTAA
- a CDS encoding IS110 family transposase, giving the protein MNLKPIAGIDVSKYFSEMVVISPANEILSRLTIHHNNLSDFDRAIEILKKVEEDFAARPIIVMEATGHYHKILSRFFTSNGWDVAIINPIQSNSIKNAGVRKVKNDKIDALWIALTFRLTNSAIAQPSSETLDCLKNLCRQYYNLSDELTSYKYRLTSVVDQIMLNFKEVFPDICSKTSLAILENYPTPNDILSADSEKLISIIQQTSKKSYQWAKEKYELLIAKAKQFKPFSISNLANVTMLKVYINIVLTLQQNINKISESINQLVQQSSQTQPSISENINLLQSIPGIGFLTAATILAEIGDFEKFSKPNKLVAFFGIDPSVNQSGQFVGTKNKMSKRGSKILRRILFTIALANIRTKRNSEPCNPVLLEYYQKKCQQKPKKVALGAVMRKLICIIFAVMRDRKPFELRTPEKHIQKCFNKTAVYCV; this is encoded by the coding sequence ATGAACTTAAAACCTATTGCCGGGATTGATGTCTCTAAATATTTCAGCGAAATGGTGGTTATCTCTCCTGCAAATGAAATACTTTCACGCTTGACTATCCATCACAATAATCTCTCTGACTTTGATAGGGCTATCGAAATCCTTAAAAAAGTTGAAGAGGATTTCGCGGCTCGCCCTATCATCGTCATGGAAGCCACAGGGCATTACCACAAAATCCTCTCCCGCTTCTTTACTTCTAATGGCTGGGATGTTGCAATTATCAATCCCATCCAATCTAATTCTATCAAAAATGCGGGAGTTAGAAAAGTAAAAAATGATAAAATTGATGCCCTGTGGATTGCCTTAACCTTCAGGCTTACTAACTCTGCTATAGCACAACCTTCATCTGAAACCCTCGATTGCTTGAAAAACCTATGCCGTCAGTACTACAACCTCAGCGATGAGTTGACCTCTTACAAATATAGACTTACTTCTGTCGTCGACCAAATTATGCTCAATTTCAAAGAGGTCTTCCCTGACATTTGCTCTAAAACATCTTTGGCTATACTTGAAAACTACCCTACTCCAAACGATATCCTAAGCGCTGACAGCGAAAAACTTATTTCCATCATTCAGCAAACTTCTAAAAAAAGCTACCAATGGGCTAAAGAAAAATATGAACTACTTATCGCAAAAGCTAAACAGTTCAAACCTTTTTCTATCTCCAACTTGGCAAATGTTACTATGCTTAAAGTCTACATTAACATAGTCTTGACTTTGCAACAAAACATCAATAAAATCTCTGAATCCATAAATCAGCTTGTTCAGCAGTCTTCACAGACTCAGCCTTCAATATCCGAAAATATTAACCTTCTTCAGTCTATCCCTGGCATAGGTTTTCTCACTGCTGCAACTATCCTTGCTGAAATAGGTGACTTCGAAAAATTTTCAAAACCTAATAAACTTGTTGCCTTCTTTGGTATTGATCCTTCCGTAAATCAGTCTGGGCAATTTGTTGGCACAAAAAACAAAATGTCTAAACGTGGCTCTAAAATCTTGCGAAGAATCTTATTTACAATTGCTCTTGCAAATATCAGAACTAAAAGAAACTCTGAGCCTTGTAATCCTGTGTTATTGGAATACTATCAGAAAAAGTGTCAACAAAAGCCCAAAAAAGTTGCATTAGGCGCTGTCATGAGAAAGCTCATATGCATTATCTTTGCTGTCATGCGCGATAGAAAACCTTTTGAACTTAGAACTCCTGAAAAACATATTCAAAAATGTTTTAACAAGACTGCTGTTTATTGTGTATAA
- a CDS encoding GNAT family N-acetyltransferase encodes MSYIRLAKIEDVASMSRIHALTWKEAYKGLIPQEYLNGISEDKWIKPFTDALSNKLHEAAIINNGETDTGCVCFGKSRDGEAGYGEIISIYVLPAYWSTRQGYELMNFALNRLKKQNFDYCHLWVLEGNTRALNFYERYGFRSDNKVRMLNIAGVNLRELRYSIKL; translated from the coding sequence TTGAGTTATATAAGGTTAGCTAAAATTGAAGATGTAGCTAGTATGAGTAGAATACACGCTTTAACGTGGAAAGAAGCTTATAAAGGTTTGATACCGCAAGAATATCTAAATGGGATTTCGGAAGATAAATGGATCAAGCCATTTACTGATGCGTTATCTAATAAATTGCATGAAGCGGCGATAATAAATAATGGAGAAACTGATACTGGATGTGTTTGTTTTGGCAAATCGCGTGATGGAGAAGCTGGATATGGAGAGATCATATCTATATATGTTTTACCAGCATATTGGTCAACTAGGCAAGGTTATGAATTAATGAATTTTGCTTTAAATAGATTGAAAAAGCAAAATTTTGATTATTGTCACCTTTGGGTTTTGGAAGGTAATACGAGAGCTTTGAATTTTTATGAAAGGTATGGGTTCAGAAGTGATAATAAAGTAAGAATGCTTAACATTGCGGGGGTAAATTTAAGAGAACTAAGGTATTCTATTAAATTATGA